A region of Myxococcus stipitatus DSM 14675 DNA encodes the following proteins:
- a CDS encoding complex I subunit 5 family protein, with product MSLAEVAVGAALLVPLVWVLAVMIPGTRAVGMWLAPWAALPALGLGLGTGATLHWKSVLLGMWLYGPETVTRTYLIFTGALWLFAGLFAKGYLREDSRRPSFWGFYLATLAGNVGAVLALDVASFYLFFAMMTFCAYGLVVHVRDERAAEAGRVYIVMALLGEVSLLAAFFLTVGTRINVMLVDVARVVSESGSRDLIVVLVLVGFGIKVGALLLHMWLPLAHPVAPAPASAVLSGAIIKVGVLGWLRFLPLGQSSLPMVSQVCVGMGLAAAFYAVVVGLTQREAKTVLAYSSVSQMGFITLAVGLALGTPEAAPMLVVAVLVYAVHHSMAKGLLFLGAGLLPATGWRGWRGGLVLAGLAWSGLEIAGAPLTSGALAKLSLKSAEAAAHGPESLPLLLSLAAVGSTLLMARFLERVVAESPEQGTSSAGWMGASWGLLFAMDTALLFWSPVGREALPRLLEAKNLVSSAWPVLVGAGVCALAWSLRRRLGWRLPRIPAGDVLWPLMRVIQPAWRLLTAGAEREPTGEGKTSERLQQGVERLQHFLLDEVDQVEARLSRLRQVGLALLVWLAVFLLLLVR from the coding sequence GTGAGCCTGGCGGAGGTGGCCGTCGGCGCGGCGCTGCTGGTGCCGCTCGTGTGGGTGCTGGCGGTGATGATTCCCGGCACGCGTGCGGTGGGGATGTGGCTGGCGCCGTGGGCCGCGCTGCCCGCGCTGGGGCTGGGGCTGGGCACGGGAGCGACGCTCCACTGGAAGAGCGTGCTCCTGGGGATGTGGCTGTACGGGCCGGAGACGGTGACGCGGACGTATCTGATCTTCACGGGGGCGCTGTGGCTCTTCGCGGGGCTCTTCGCGAAGGGCTATCTGCGCGAGGACTCGCGCCGGCCCTCGTTCTGGGGCTTCTACCTGGCGACGCTGGCGGGGAACGTGGGAGCGGTGCTCGCGCTGGACGTGGCGAGCTTCTATCTGTTCTTCGCGATGATGACGTTCTGCGCTTATGGCCTCGTCGTCCATGTTCGGGATGAGCGCGCGGCCGAGGCGGGGCGGGTCTACATCGTGATGGCGTTGCTGGGAGAGGTGAGCCTCCTGGCCGCCTTCTTCCTCACGGTGGGGACGCGCATCAACGTGATGCTGGTGGACGTGGCGCGAGTGGTGTCGGAGTCGGGCTCGCGAGACCTCATCGTGGTCCTCGTGCTGGTGGGGTTCGGAATCAAAGTGGGCGCGCTGCTGCTGCACATGTGGTTGCCCCTGGCCCATCCCGTCGCGCCCGCGCCCGCCAGTGCGGTGTTGAGCGGCGCCATCATCAAGGTCGGCGTGCTGGGGTGGCTGCGCTTCCTTCCGCTCGGGCAGTCGAGCCTGCCGATGGTGAGCCAGGTCTGCGTGGGGATGGGGCTCGCCGCCGCGTTCTACGCCGTGGTCGTGGGGCTCACGCAGCGCGAGGCGAAGACGGTGCTCGCGTACTCGAGCGTGAGCCAGATGGGGTTCATCACGCTCGCGGTGGGGCTCGCGCTGGGGACTCCAGAGGCGGCGCCGATGCTGGTGGTGGCGGTGCTCGTCTATGCGGTGCACCACTCGATGGCGAAGGGACTGTTGTTCCTGGGGGCGGGACTGTTGCCGGCGACGGGCTGGCGCGGGTGGCGAGGGGGATTGGTGCTCGCGGGGCTCGCCTGGTCCGGGCTGGAGATCGCCGGCGCACCGCTGACGAGCGGGGCCCTGGCGAAGCTGTCCCTCAAGTCCGCCGAAGCCGCGGCGCACGGCCCCGAGTCCTTGCCGTTGTTGCTGTCACTCGCGGCGGTGGGCAGCACGCTCCTCATGGCGCGCTTCCTGGAGCGTGTGGTGGCCGAGTCGCCGGAGCAGGGCACGTCCAGCGCGGGCTGGATGGGCGCGTCGTGGGGATTGCTGTTCGCGATGGATACCGCGCTGCTCTTCTGGAGTCCGGTGGGGCGCGAGGCGCTTCCGCGTCTGCTCGAGGCGAAGAACCTCGTGTCCTCGGCGTGGCCCGTCCTGGTGGGGGCAGGGGTGTGCGCGCTCGCCTGGAGCCTGCGACGGAGACTCGGCTGGCGGCTGCCACGGATTCCCGCGGGCGACGTGCTCTGGCCGCTGATGCGTGTGATTCAGCCCGCCTGGAGGTTGCTGACCGCAGGGGCGGAGCGGGAACCCACGGGGGAGGGGAAGACGTCCGAGCGTCTCCAGCAAGGCGTGGAGCGGCTCCAGCACTTCCTCCTCGACGAGGTGGACCAGGTGGAGGCGCGGCTCAGCCGCTTGCGGCAGGTGGGACTCGCGTTGCTCGTGTGGCTGGCGGTCTTCCTGCTGCTCCTCGTCCGCTGA
- a CDS encoding complex I subunit 5 family protein yields MRSTWLPVWVLLSSLLPGLVIFLLPQGQRRTRTTLNLAAAVTKLGLTLFMAWGVFQGRHYETRVPFLPNADLVLRADTFSLLFILLSAVLWFVTTIYAVGYLEGTEHLSRFFGFFSLCVASTMGIALAGNLLTFFLFYEMLTLSTYPLVIHKGTPDALRAGNVYLRYTLTGATLLLAGVVLLYVLAGAVEFTERGALWGAVEHRTGLQVAFVLMIAGLGVKAALVPLHGWLPVAMVAPAPVSALLHAVAVVKAGAFGITRVIYDVYGVYLVHDLGVMRPLAVVAGITILYGSLRALQQGDLKRRLAYSTVSQVAYIVVGVSIFGTVSTIGGLVHLVHQGVMKITLFFCAGNFAEELHVHRVRDLRGVGRRMPLTMGAFTIAALGMIGIPPVAGFITKWYLGIGALEAKEPWLVGVLLMSSLLNAGYFLPILYSAWFQAPQQEWEPNPRRWEIGLSLLLPTLTTAALSLAMGLFAGWEFSPLSWTKLITEREFRP; encoded by the coding sequence ATGAGGAGCACCTGGCTCCCGGTGTGGGTGCTGTTGAGCTCGCTGCTCCCCGGGCTGGTCATCTTCCTGCTGCCCCAAGGTCAGCGGCGCACGCGGACGACGCTCAACCTGGCCGCGGCGGTGACGAAGCTGGGGCTGACCCTCTTCATGGCGTGGGGGGTGTTCCAGGGCCGTCACTATGAGACGCGTGTGCCCTTCCTCCCCAACGCGGACCTGGTGCTCCGAGCGGACACGTTCAGCCTGCTCTTCATCCTCCTGTCCGCGGTGCTCTGGTTCGTGACGACCATCTACGCGGTGGGCTATCTGGAGGGCACCGAGCACCTGAGCCGATTCTTCGGCTTCTTCTCGCTGTGTGTCGCCTCGACGATGGGCATCGCGCTCGCGGGCAACCTGCTCACGTTCTTCCTGTTCTACGAGATGCTCACGCTGTCGACGTACCCGCTGGTCATCCACAAGGGGACGCCCGATGCGCTCCGCGCGGGCAATGTGTACCTGCGCTACACGCTGACGGGGGCCACGTTGCTGCTCGCGGGCGTGGTGCTGCTGTACGTGCTCGCGGGGGCCGTGGAATTCACGGAGCGGGGCGCGCTCTGGGGCGCCGTCGAGCACCGCACCGGGTTGCAGGTGGCCTTCGTGTTGATGATTGCCGGCCTGGGCGTGAAGGCGGCGCTGGTGCCGCTGCATGGGTGGCTGCCCGTCGCGATGGTGGCGCCCGCGCCGGTGAGCGCGCTGCTGCATGCCGTCGCGGTGGTGAAGGCGGGCGCCTTTGGAATCACACGCGTCATCTACGACGTGTATGGCGTGTACCTGGTGCATGACCTGGGAGTGATGCGCCCGCTGGCGGTGGTCGCGGGAATCACCATCCTCTACGGCTCGCTGCGAGCACTCCAGCAAGGCGACTTGAAGCGGCGGCTGGCGTACTCGACGGTCAGCCAGGTCGCGTACATCGTGGTGGGCGTCTCCATCTTCGGCACGGTGTCGACCATCGGCGGGCTGGTGCACCTGGTCCACCAGGGGGTGATGAAGATCACGCTGTTCTTCTGCGCGGGGAACTTCGCGGAGGAGTTGCACGTGCATCGCGTGAGGGATTTGCGCGGGGTGGGGCGGAGGATGCCGCTCACGATGGGGGCGTTCACCATCGCCGCGCTGGGGATGATTGGGATTCCTCCCGTCGCGGGCTTCATCACCAAGTGGTACCTGGGCATCGGCGCGCTGGAGGCGAAGGAGCCCTGGTTGGTGGGGGTGCTGCTGATGAGCAGCCTGCTCAACGCGGGCTACTTCCTGCCCATCCTCTACTCCGCCTGGTTCCAGGCGCCCCAGCAGGAGTGGGAGCCGAACCCTCGCCGCTGGGAGATTGGCCTGTCCCTGCTGCTGCCCACGCTGACGACGGCCGCGCTGTCGCTCGCGATGGGGCTGTTCGCGGGATGGGAGTTCAGCCCCCTGAGCTGGACGAAGCTCATCACCGAGCGGGAGTTCCGGCCGTGA
- a CDS encoding complex I subunit 5 family protein — MTGAWALMAWPVILPLLGAVLALLVGRDGVRIVAGVASVATLGAVAVLAWEVATVGALHQDIGGWGAPLGIGWRADGLAVLMMLTVALVGSLISVNALDHLGNREDREYLPLWLFVWCALNALVMSADAFNLYVTLELTTLGAVALIVVRRDLPGLEAGLRYLLFALPGSLCYLLGISLLYGAYAALDMGLLAQRVQPGPVTWMAAALVTVGLCLKTPLFPLHVWLPPTYGGAPTPVTALLSALISKGSYYVLFRMWLEVFAPVLDPEVGQFLGILGAAAVLWGSLLALSQSKLKQVVAYSSVAQIGYMFLVFPMATSGARSGAIYLVVSHAAAKASMFVAVGNIHQAVGITELGSVQGLAYRMPFTFLAMALGGISLIGIPPSGGFIAKWYLLNAAIQTQQWWWGGVLLLGSLLAAAYVFRILRGSFLPLPPGVEVRSIPLGNELAPLALALIALVLGLVPWFPLDLLAVGAAR; from the coding sequence ATGACGGGGGCCTGGGCCTTGATGGCATGGCCGGTCATCCTCCCCTTGCTCGGCGCGGTGCTCGCGCTGCTGGTGGGGCGAGACGGGGTGCGCATCGTCGCGGGTGTCGCCTCCGTGGCGACGCTCGGGGCGGTGGCGGTGCTGGCGTGGGAGGTGGCGACCGTCGGCGCGCTGCACCAGGATATCGGAGGCTGGGGCGCGCCCCTGGGTATCGGGTGGCGCGCGGATGGGCTCGCGGTGTTGATGATGCTGACCGTGGCCCTGGTGGGCTCGCTCATCAGCGTCAACGCGCTGGACCACCTGGGGAACCGCGAGGACCGTGAGTACCTCCCGCTGTGGCTGTTCGTCTGGTGCGCGCTCAACGCGCTGGTGATGTCGGCGGATGCCTTCAACCTCTACGTCACGCTGGAGCTGACGACGCTGGGAGCCGTCGCGCTCATCGTGGTGCGCAGGGACCTGCCAGGACTGGAGGCGGGCCTGCGCTACCTGCTCTTCGCGCTGCCGGGCTCGCTCTGCTACCTGCTGGGAATCTCGCTGCTGTATGGCGCGTACGCCGCGCTGGACATGGGGCTCCTGGCCCAGCGCGTCCAGCCAGGGCCCGTGACGTGGATGGCGGCGGCGCTGGTGACGGTGGGGCTGTGCCTCAAGACGCCCCTGTTCCCCTTGCATGTCTGGCTTCCGCCGACCTATGGCGGCGCGCCCACGCCGGTGACGGCGCTCCTGTCGGCGCTCATCTCGAAGGGCTCCTACTACGTGCTGTTCCGCATGTGGCTGGAGGTCTTCGCGCCGGTGCTCGACCCCGAGGTGGGGCAGTTCCTGGGCATCCTGGGCGCGGCGGCGGTGCTGTGGGGCTCGTTGCTGGCGCTGAGCCAGTCGAAGCTCAAGCAGGTCGTCGCCTATTCGAGCGTGGCGCAGATCGGCTACATGTTCCTGGTCTTCCCGATGGCGACGAGCGGGGCCCGGTCGGGCGCCATCTACCTGGTCGTCTCGCACGCCGCCGCGAAGGCATCCATGTTCGTGGCGGTGGGGAACATCCACCAGGCGGTGGGCATCACCGAGCTGGGCAGTGTGCAGGGGTTGGCCTACCGCATGCCCTTCACCTTCCTGGCGATGGCGCTGGGCGGCATCAGCCTGATTGGCATTCCGCCCAGCGGTGGGTTCATCGCGAAGTGGTACCTGCTCAACGCGGCCATCCAGACGCAGCAGTGGTGGTGGGGTGGAGTGCTGCTGTTGGGGAGCCTGCTGGCGGCGGCGTATGTCTTTCGCATCCTCCGAGGCTCCTTCCTCCCGCTCCCGCCCGGCGTGGAGGTGCGCTCGATTCCGCTGGGGAACGAGCTGGCGCCGCTCGCGCTCGCGCTCATCGCGTTGGTGTTGGGACTGGTGCCGTGGTTCCCGCTGGACCTGCTGGCGGTGGGGGCGGCGCGATGA
- a CDS encoding cation:proton antiporter subunit C — MSSWVLYALSGMAMFSVGLVGLFAHRHVVKRILASNIMGSGVLLVLVALARRVPSGAPDPIPHALVLTGIVVSVSSTALGVALARRISRLQSTESDSSRSSPEGP, encoded by the coding sequence GTGAGCTCCTGGGTGCTCTATGCGCTGTCCGGCATGGCGATGTTCAGCGTGGGGCTGGTGGGCCTCTTCGCGCACCGGCACGTGGTGAAGCGCATCCTGGCGTCGAACATCATGGGCTCGGGTGTGTTGCTGGTCCTCGTGGCCCTGGCGCGGCGAGTCCCGTCGGGTGCGCCGGACCCGATTCCCCACGCGCTGGTGCTCACGGGCATCGTCGTGTCGGTGAGCTCGACGGCGCTGGGGGTGGCGCTGGCGCGGCGCATCTCCCGGCTCCAGTCCACGGAGAGCGACTCGTCGCGCTCCAGCCCGGAGGGCCCATGA
- a CDS encoding hydrogenase subunit MbhD domain-containing protein — protein sequence MMDALLDGGLALSLPFLAWLVLHTEALSQAVVLFVAMGLMSALAWARLEAPDIALVEAAVGTGLTGALLMHTLSWTEETAPEAHTRATRWVWDILAASALTGVLGWAVLALPADSLGLGPEVTARLADSGVEHPVTAVLLNFRGYDTLLEIAVLLVAALGARAVNPRTERPSLETEDDPLTGELFRMMTPAVLLLAGYLVWVGAHGPGGAFQAGAILAGGGVVAILTTRLGTPRMSSRRVRWALLMGPLLFVAVAVAPLFRGGRLLEFPPHLAGTLIFVVELALTVTITLVLLMFFPGVRPPKVEREGTP from the coding sequence ATGATGGACGCGCTGCTCGATGGAGGGCTCGCGCTGAGCCTGCCCTTCCTGGCGTGGCTGGTGCTCCACACCGAGGCCCTGTCCCAGGCCGTGGTGCTCTTCGTCGCCATGGGCTTGATGTCCGCGCTCGCGTGGGCGCGACTGGAGGCCCCCGACATCGCGCTGGTGGAGGCCGCCGTGGGGACGGGCCTCACCGGCGCGCTCCTGATGCACACGCTGAGCTGGACGGAGGAGACCGCGCCCGAGGCCCACACCCGCGCCACCCGCTGGGTCTGGGACATCCTGGCCGCCTCCGCGCTGACGGGCGTGCTGGGGTGGGCCGTGCTCGCGCTGCCCGCCGACAGCCTGGGCCTGGGCCCCGAGGTCACCGCGCGGCTGGCCGACAGCGGCGTGGAGCATCCCGTCACGGCGGTGCTCTTGAACTTCCGTGGCTACGACACGCTGCTGGAGATCGCGGTGCTGCTGGTGGCCGCGCTGGGCGCGCGAGCGGTGAACCCTCGCACGGAGAGGCCCTCGCTGGAGACCGAGGACGACCCGCTGACGGGCGAGCTGTTCCGGATGATGACGCCCGCGGTGCTGCTGCTGGCGGGGTATCTCGTGTGGGTGGGCGCGCACGGCCCCGGGGGCGCGTTCCAGGCGGGCGCCATCCTCGCGGGAGGCGGCGTGGTGGCCATCCTCACGACGCGGCTGGGGACCCCGCGAATGTCGTCGCGCAGGGTGCGCTGGGCGCTGCTGATGGGCCCGTTGTTGTTCGTGGCCGTGGCCGTGGCGCCCCTCTTCCGCGGAGGGCGGCTGCTGGAGTTCCCACCTCATCTGGCGGGGACCCTCATCTTCGTGGTGGAGCTGGCGCTGACCGTCACCATCACCCTGGTCCTGCTGATGTTCTTCCCCGGGGTTCGTCCACCCAAGGTGGAGCGCGAGGGGACACCGTGA
- the mnhG gene encoding monovalent cation/H(+) antiporter subunit G — MTLLNVISALFLLAGAGFCLAGTVGVLRFPDVYCRLHALTKVDNLGLGLVVVGLALEAGSWATALKLFLVWFFVLISSAFTCQLIARAALRRGVGAWGGSRES; from the coding sequence ATGACGCTCTTGAATGTCATCTCCGCGCTCTTCCTCCTCGCGGGCGCGGGCTTCTGTCTGGCGGGCACCGTGGGCGTGCTGCGCTTCCCGGACGTCTACTGCCGACTCCACGCCCTCACCAAGGTCGACAACCTGGGGCTCGGGCTGGTCGTCGTGGGCCTGGCGCTCGAGGCGGGCTCGTGGGCGACGGCGCTCAAGCTGTTCCTCGTCTGGTTCTTCGTCCTCATCTCCAGCGCCTTCACCTGCCAGCTCATCGCGCGCGCGGCGCTCCGCCGAGGCGTCGGGGCCTGGGGAGGCTCGCGCGAGTCATGA
- a CDS encoding monovalent cation/H+ antiporter complex subunit F — protein sequence MHELRTGVAFFLFLTLLAGLVRVIRGPTLTDRFIVAQLFGTTGVGVLVLLAADGDRGALRDVALIFALLAPVTVVAFVRFAIGDPPEDSRR from the coding sequence ATGCATGAGCTGCGCACGGGCGTGGCGTTCTTCCTGTTCCTCACGCTCCTCGCGGGGCTGGTGCGAGTCATCCGCGGCCCCACCCTGACGGACCGCTTCATCGTGGCGCAGTTGTTCGGCACCACGGGCGTGGGAGTCCTCGTCCTGCTCGCGGCGGATGGAGACCGGGGCGCGCTGCGAGACGTGGCCCTCATCTTCGCGCTGCTGGCCCCCGTCACCGTGGTGGCCTTCGTGCGCTTCGCCATCGGCGACCCTCCGGAGGATTCACGGCGATGA
- a CDS encoding Na+/H+ antiporter subunit E has translation MAWKSALARVAFMCISWWALCDGDPSSVTFGVPVVTVVLVVSFMLSPPRKYSWRLLDIARFAVFFLVGSVQGGFDVARRALAPGLPISPVFIRYRLRLPAGAPCTVFRLTLSLMPGTLNADVLGEVLVVHSLVDRGEVLQHELEDLERRVARLFGLDAPPREATHA, from the coding sequence GTGGCCTGGAAGAGCGCGCTCGCGCGCGTCGCCTTCATGTGCATCTCGTGGTGGGCCCTGTGTGACGGCGACCCGAGCAGCGTCACCTTCGGCGTGCCCGTGGTGACGGTCGTGCTGGTGGTCAGCTTCATGCTGAGCCCACCGCGCAAGTACTCCTGGCGGCTCCTCGACATCGCGCGCTTCGCCGTCTTCTTCCTGGTGGGCTCCGTGCAAGGCGGCTTCGACGTGGCCCGGCGCGCGCTGGCGCCTGGCCTGCCCATCTCCCCCGTCTTCATCCGCTACCGGCTGCGCCTCCCGGCGGGGGCTCCCTGCACCGTGTTCCGACTCACGCTCAGCTTGATGCCGGGCACGCTGAACGCGGATGTCCTGGGGGAAGTGCTGGTGGTGCACTCACTCGTCGACCGGGGCGAGGTGCTCCAGCACGAGCTGGAAGACCTGGAGCGCCGGGTGGCGCGGCTGTTCGGCCTGGACGCTCCTCCTCGGGAGGCCACCCATGCATGA
- a CDS encoding TetR/AcrR family transcriptional regulator: MTDEEAAARRARVLLAARWCFLNFGFAKTAFEDIARRANLSRTLLYRVFKDKEDIYRAVFVDWLVSRHPAARKAAKEPGSPLERLLGVCRLMVLEPWAEMVGAPMGPEFFEACERIDPEADALHRKVARECVATILGDEASAEVFLLALDGLLADQPPVDVLERRTQLLAERFAPKSSKKGTRS, encoded by the coding sequence ATGACAGACGAAGAAGCGGCGGCCCGGCGCGCGCGTGTCCTCCTCGCCGCCCGGTGGTGTTTCCTCAACTTCGGCTTCGCCAAGACAGCGTTCGAGGACATCGCCCGGCGCGCCAACCTCTCGCGCACGCTGCTCTACCGGGTCTTCAAGGACAAAGAGGACATCTACCGAGCCGTCTTCGTGGACTGGCTGGTCTCCAGGCATCCCGCGGCGAGGAAGGCGGCCAAGGAGCCCGGCAGCCCTCTCGAGCGCTTGCTGGGGGTGTGCCGGCTGATGGTCCTCGAACCCTGGGCCGAAATGGTCGGGGCGCCCATGGGGCCCGAGTTCTTCGAGGCCTGCGAGCGAATCGACCCCGAGGCCGATGCGCTGCATCGCAAGGTCGCGCGGGAGTGCGTCGCCACCATCCTGGGCGATGAGGCGAGTGCCGAGGTCTTCCTCCTCGCGCTCGACGGGTTGCTCGCGGACCAGCCGCCGGTGGACGTGCTCGAGCGGCGGACGCAACTGCTCGCGGAGCGCTTCGCTCCCAAGTCATCGAAGAAAGGAACGCGGTCATGA
- a CDS encoding TVP38/TMEM64 family protein has translation MTHSPRGAKLGVIAGVLIVLACAWHFGVFEQVGEPRVLAHKLVGMGAWGWLAFILAYTVLQPFGVPGSIFLVAAPLIWPWQTAFALSMAGTMSASIVGFSFARFIARDWVSARIPARLRKYDAALERSAFQTVVVLRLIFWMSQMLHSFLGVSKVRFWTHFWGSLVGYVPTLFIVSYLGSELFDASGKLQPDAWPTLAGLLFTSLVIAALAWAWERRRLAGEPPPPHPGSPS, from the coding sequence ATGACTCACTCTCCTCGCGGTGCGAAGCTCGGTGTCATCGCGGGCGTGCTCATCGTGCTCGCCTGCGCCTGGCACTTCGGTGTCTTCGAGCAGGTCGGCGAGCCGCGAGTCCTGGCGCACAAGCTCGTCGGGATGGGCGCGTGGGGTTGGCTCGCGTTCATCCTCGCCTACACGGTGTTGCAACCATTCGGTGTCCCCGGCTCCATCTTCCTGGTGGCGGCGCCGCTCATCTGGCCGTGGCAGACCGCGTTCGCGCTCTCGATGGCCGGCACGATGTCCGCGAGCATCGTCGGCTTCTCGTTCGCGCGCTTCATCGCGCGAGACTGGGTCTCCGCGCGCATCCCAGCGCGGCTGCGCAAGTACGACGCGGCACTCGAGCGCAGCGCCTTCCAGACCGTCGTCGTCCTGCGGCTCATCTTCTGGATGTCGCAGATGCTCCACTCCTTCCTCGGTGTCTCGAAGGTGCGGTTCTGGACGCACTTCTGGGGCTCGCTCGTCGGCTATGTGCCGACGCTGTTCATCGTGAGCTACCTCGGCTCGGAGCTGTTCGACGCGTCGGGGAAGCTGCAGCCGGACGCGTGGCCGACCCTGGCTGGACTGCTCTTCACATCGCTCGTCATCGCCGCGCTCGCATGGGCCTGGGAACGCCGCCGTCTCGCGGGGGAGCCCCCACCGCCACACCCTGGGAGCCCCTCATGA
- a CDS encoding SDR family oxidoreductase has translation MTQDLLHKVVLITGATDGIGKAAATELARRGATLTIVGRNKQKTEQVLAELKSTSGNPHLDLLLCDLSRMADVQRAAEEFKARHERLDVLVNNAGATFKKPTMGPDGFELTFALNHLAYFQLTTSLLDLLRKTPGARVVSTSSSMQARGRLDLAKTPTSLAGSGPGAYATSKLANVLFTQELQRRLEGTTAIANCFEPGTVRTQFGGFGSDQGFLLNLVYTLAKPFSSTPEQGADSLIWLATAPEAASLKGEYVSKRRAVRPQKQARDSKLAAYLWTLSEQLCARAVARTG, from the coding sequence ATGACCCAAGACCTCCTGCACAAAGTCGTCCTCATCACCGGCGCGACGGACGGCATCGGGAAGGCCGCCGCCACCGAGCTCGCCCGGCGCGGCGCGACCTTGACGATTGTCGGCCGCAACAAGCAGAAGACCGAGCAGGTGCTCGCCGAGCTGAAGTCGACCAGCGGGAACCCCCACCTCGACCTTCTTCTCTGCGACTTGTCGCGGATGGCCGACGTCCAGCGCGCCGCGGAGGAGTTCAAGGCCAGGCATGAGCGGCTGGATGTCCTGGTGAACAACGCGGGTGCCACCTTCAAGAAGCCGACGATGGGCCCCGACGGGTTCGAGCTGACGTTCGCGCTCAACCACCTCGCGTACTTCCAGCTCACGACGTCGCTGCTCGACCTGTTGCGGAAGACACCCGGTGCGCGGGTCGTGTCGACCTCGAGCAGCATGCAGGCGCGCGGGCGGCTCGACCTCGCGAAGACTCCCACGTCCCTGGCCGGGTCGGGCCCAGGTGCCTATGCGACCTCGAAGCTCGCGAACGTCCTCTTCACCCAGGAGCTTCAGCGAAGACTGGAAGGGACAACGGCCATCGCCAACTGCTTCGAACCAGGCACGGTGCGGACGCAATTCGGTGGCTTCGGCTCCGACCAGGGGTTCTTGCTGAACCTCGTGTACACGCTCGCGAAGCCGTTCTCGAGCACGCCGGAGCAAGGCGCGGATTCCCTCATCTGGCTTGCCACCGCACCCGAGGCGGCCTCGCTCAAGGGCGAATACGTCTCGAAGCGCCGGGCGGTGCGCCCGCAGAAGCAGGCGCGGGATTCAAAGCTCGCGGCCTACCTGTGGACGTTGAGCGAACAACTCTGTGCCCGGGCGGTCGCGCGCACCGGGTGA